The following proteins are co-located in the Microcystis wesenbergii NRERC-220 genome:
- a CDS encoding Crp/Fnr family transcriptional regulator, protein MLLTYNPNSSPFREDYSESRRLHFYDRGENIPLVVDGVWQVYRGMAQLSQVSESGEEILLGWVHSSHFFGLNLTHLESYHARALSELYLKWYTSAEVENSAELTRMMLNQMIRRQQQTESLLAIAGLKRVEERLQQLLQLLKREMGEPIAQGSRLKIRLTHQNLANAIGTTRVTITRLLGEFQRQGAVSLDCARHLIIHD, encoded by the coding sequence ATGTTGCTCACCTATAATCCCAACTCCTCACCCTTCCGAGAAGACTATAGCGAGAGTCGTCGGCTCCATTTTTATGATCGCGGGGAAAATATTCCTCTGGTGGTTGATGGAGTCTGGCAAGTTTATCGGGGTATGGCGCAACTAAGTCAAGTATCTGAGAGTGGAGAGGAAATTTTACTAGGCTGGGTTCATTCATCCCACTTTTTCGGCTTAAATTTGACCCATCTAGAATCCTATCACGCCAGAGCCTTGTCGGAACTGTACCTAAAATGGTACACGAGCGCCGAAGTGGAAAATTCGGCGGAATTAACCAGGATGATGTTAAATCAAATGATCCGTCGTCAACAACAAACGGAATCGCTCCTTGCAATCGCAGGACTCAAACGAGTGGAGGAACGTCTCCAGCAGTTACTACAGTTATTAAAGCGGGAGATGGGAGAACCAATCGCCCAAGGCAGTCGTTTAAAGATACGTTTAACCCATCAAAATCTCGCCAATGCTATCGGTACCACCAGGGTAACGATAACGCGTTTATTAGGGGAATTTCAGCGTCAGGGAGCGGTGAGTCTCGATTGCGCTCGCCATTTAATCATTCACGATTAA
- a CDS encoding ROK family protein has translation MVKTVIGVDLGGTAIKIGKFDQEGNCLESLTLPTPQPATPKEVAHTIHQGICQVNLDKSCQAIGVGTPGPADAQGRIAKIAINLAGWRDIPLADWLEESTGMPTILANDANCAGLGEAWLGAGKRFQNLLLLTLGTGVGGAIILDGHLFVGSKGTAAELGLITLNFDGPLCNSGNQGSLEQYASLQAIRRMTGKEPKQLAELAEKGDREALEFWQGYGCLLGAGIASLLYVLTPEAVIIGGGISASAKFFFPSLLTEIERRVLPSSREGLEVLTAELGNRAGMVGAAKLAWQLIDRRGESIMVGSDLIVND, from the coding sequence ATGGTGAAAACAGTCATAGGTGTCGATTTAGGTGGAACCGCTATTAAAATTGGTAAGTTTGACCAAGAGGGCAATTGTCTCGAATCTCTCACCTTGCCCACTCCCCAACCCGCTACACCCAAAGAAGTCGCCCATACCATACATCAAGGCATTTGTCAAGTAAATTTAGATAAAAGTTGTCAAGCCATCGGTGTGGGAACGCCGGGGCCGGCGGATGCTCAGGGAAGAATTGCCAAAATAGCGATTAATTTGGCAGGATGGCGGGATATTCCCCTCGCCGATTGGTTAGAAGAAAGTACGGGAATGCCGACAATTTTAGCCAATGATGCCAATTGTGCCGGTTTAGGGGAAGCTTGGTTAGGAGCGGGCAAACGGTTTCAAAACTTGCTCCTGTTGACCTTGGGGACGGGAGTAGGAGGGGCAATTATCCTCGATGGTCACTTATTTGTCGGCAGCAAGGGAACAGCCGCAGAATTAGGCTTAATAACCCTCAATTTTGACGGTCCATTGTGCAATAGCGGTAATCAGGGTTCCTTAGAACAATACGCCTCCCTGCAAGCTATTCGCCGGATGACTGGCAAAGAACCGAAGCAATTGGCAGAATTGGCCGAAAAAGGCGATCGAGAGGCTTTAGAATTCTGGCAGGGTTACGGTTGTTTACTGGGGGCTGGTATCGCCAGTTTACTCTATGTTCTCACCCCAGAGGCGGTAATTATCGGCGGCGGCATTAGCGCCAGTGCTAAGTTTTTCTTTCCCTCTCTGCTCACAGAAATCGAAAGACGGGTTTTACCTAGTTCCAGAGAAGGATTAGAGGTATTAACGGCCGAGTTAGGTAATCGCGCCGGGATGGTGGGGGCCGCTAAATTAGCTTGGCAATTAATCGACCGCCGCGGGGAGTCTATTATGGTGGGGTCTGACTTAATCGTGAATGATTAA
- a CDS encoding DUF29 domain-containing protein, with protein MITTTSTLYDSDYQLWLENTINQLRRGDFQAVDWPNLLEELADLVKSERRALECLLTRLLEHLLKLTYWQSQRDYNQAGWKGEIRTFRKQIKKLLRDSPSLKPYLSEILEECYTDAREIIIDITGLDASIFPGEVLASLEEILAENWLPDWEAIGNDSEKCN; from the coding sequence ATGATCACCACTACTTCCACTCTCTACGATAGCGATTATCAACTTTGGTTAGAAAACACTATCAACCAATTGCGTCGGGGGGATTTTCAAGCGGTAGATTGGCCGAATTTATTAGAGGAGTTAGCAGATTTGGTTAAAAGTGAACGACGAGCATTAGAATGTTTATTAACTCGACTTTTAGAACATTTACTGAAGTTAACTTACTGGCAATCCCAACGGGATTATAATCAAGCTGGATGGAAAGGGGAAATTAGAACCTTTCGGAAACAAATCAAGAAATTACTGAGAGATAGTCCCAGTCTCAAACCCTATTTATCCGAGATACTTGAGGAATGTTACACCGATGCCCGGGAGATAATTATTGATATAACTGGATTAGATGCCAGTATTTTCCCTGGGGAAGTGTTAGCTAGTCTAGAGGAGATTCTCGCTGAAAATTGGCTGCCGGATTGGGAAGCTATCGGCAATGATTCTGAAAAGTGCAATTAA
- a CDS encoding DUF29 domain-containing protein: MNITISNLYDSDYQLWLENTINQLRRGDFQAVDWQNLLEELADFGKNNRRALESLLTRLLEHLLKLTYWQSQRDYNQAGWKKEIRNFRIQIKKILKDSPSLKSYLREILQECYLDARHLLIDETELDASIFPLEVLANLEEILDENWLPDFRET; encoded by the coding sequence ATGAATATTACTATTTCAAATCTCTACGATAGCGATTATCAACTTTGGTTGGAAAACACTATCAATCAATTGCGTCGGGGTGATTTTCAAGCGGTAGATTGGCAGAATTTATTAGAGGAGTTAGCAGATTTTGGGAAAAATAATCGACGAGCATTAGAAAGTTTATTAACTCGACTTTTAGAACATTTACTGAAGTTAACTTACTGGCAATCCCAACGGGATTATAATCAAGCTGGATGGAAAAAAGAAATTAGAAATTTTCGGATTCAGATCAAAAAAATTCTCAAAGATAGTCCCAGTTTAAAGTCCTATTTAAGGGAAATTTTGCAGGAATGTTATCTCGATGCTCGCCATCTGCTTATTGACGAAACCGAATTAGATGCCAGTATTTTCCCTCTGGAAGTGTTAGCTAATCTAGAGGAGATTCTCGATGAAAATTGGCTGCCGGATTTTCGGGAGACATAA
- a CDS encoding DUF7682 family zinc-binding protein, with amino-acid sequence MSRRKKKFPCGHKGYGQVCHHCAELDAAWEERKRQKNAWEATFSQDPIDLRELPKNVVLKAREILQGLQNHRNYRDFHGKRLRHDRFIISIPVTRNYRLICRDYGNLLVPEAVISHEDYNVCKPGR; translated from the coding sequence ATGTCCAGAAGAAAGAAGAAGTTTCCCTGTGGTCACAAGGGTTATGGCCAAGTCTGCCATCATTGCGCTGAACTAGATGCCGCTTGGGAAGAAAGAAAACGTCAAAAAAATGCCTGGGAAGCCACTTTTTCCCAAGATCCGATCGATCTGCGGGAATTACCGAAAAATGTGGTACTTAAAGCTAGGGAAATCCTGCAAGGATTGCAAAATCACCGCAATTATCGAGATTTCCATGGTAAACGATTGCGACACGATCGCTTTATTATCAGTATCCCCGTTACCCGCAATTATCGCCTCATCTGTCGCGACTACGGCAATCTCCTCGTCCCGGAAGCGGTCATCTCTCACGAAGATTATAATGTTTGTAAACCGGGTAGGTGA
- a CDS encoding phosphotransferase enzyme family protein, with translation MTTFLASLNLLLSDSPAANFQTGERTFPAFYSTLAPAALADLVFSRYEIDVPKNCQFWHRGLSDVYLLETLTTPYILRVSHCHWRSKMEIDFELELLDYLDRSQVPVAAPIRTKNGDLSVEINAPEGKRYAVLFPYAPGGIAIGDLDIEQAYHLGAIVANLHRVTADFQPLAYRHPLNLKYLLDDSLQIIAPFLHQRPRDLDCVLETIGEIEEETAKLPTESPYWSICWGDPHSGNVHITPDNQMTLFDFDQCGYGWRVFDIAKFLQVSLQSGLNRLVRHGFIQGYDETVPLTDGELSCLQYLTQAAYIWSWSISLNNLRLTDYSRLCANYFSSRLAILKRLRTQEWELF, from the coding sequence GTGACGACTTTTCTGGCTTCGCTCAATTTACTGCTTTCTGATTCTCCCGCTGCTAATTTTCAGACTGGAGAACGAACTTTTCCCGCATTCTACTCGACTCTTGCTCCTGCGGCCCTAGCAGATTTAGTTTTTTCTCGTTACGAGATTGATGTACCGAAAAATTGTCAATTTTGGCATCGGGGTTTAAGTGATGTGTATCTCCTCGAAACCCTGACAACTCCCTACATTTTGCGCGTGTCTCACTGCCATTGGCGCAGCAAAATGGAAATCGACTTCGAGTTAGAATTATTAGATTATCTCGATCGCTCTCAGGTTCCCGTCGCCGCCCCAATTCGCACCAAAAACGGTGATTTATCGGTAGAAATTAATGCCCCGGAAGGGAAACGTTACGCCGTCCTCTTTCCCTATGCCCCGGGAGGAATTGCTATTGGGGATCTAGATATAGAACAAGCCTATCATTTAGGGGCGATCGTGGCTAATTTACATCGGGTGACAGCAGATTTTCAACCCCTAGCCTATCGTCATCCCCTCAACCTCAAATATCTTCTCGACGATTCCCTGCAAATTATCGCACCTTTTCTGCACCAACGACCGAGGGACCTAGACTGTGTTTTAGAAACCATTGGGGAAATAGAGGAAGAAACCGCTAAATTACCGACAGAATCTCCCTATTGGAGCATTTGTTGGGGCGATCCTCATAGTGGTAATGTGCATATCACCCCTGATAATCAGATGACCCTATTTGATTTCGATCAGTGCGGTTATGGTTGGCGAGTTTTTGATATCGCTAAATTTCTGCAAGTTTCCCTACAATCCGGCTTAAATCGCCTGGTTCGCCACGGTTTCATCCAAGGCTACGATGAAACAGTGCCTTTAACCGATGGTGAATTATCTTGTCTTCAGTATCTCACCCAAGCGGCCTATATTTGGTCTTGGTCAATTAGCTTAAATAACCTGCGTTTAACCGATTATAGTCGTCTGTGCGCCAATTATTTTAGCAGCCGTTTGGCCATTCTCAAACGTTTAAGAACCCAAGAATGGGAATTATTCTAA
- a CDS encoding DUF4276 family protein, translating into MRDKVRHFEILVEDLSRKKALDILIPRIIDMNAGHTFRVHSYKGSGHIPRDLQSVSDPSKRILLERLPKLIQGYDKTFSSYPDNYAAVLSVVCDLDNRCFREFRQELSNCLEKSAIQSQIYFCIAIEEGEAWYLGDINAIKIAYPQAKSAILDSYINDSICGTWEKLADAVYKGGAKQLSKLGGASVGQEKTVWAENISPQMNVDINRSPSFGYFRDKLRHLSQEESTTLVQPFS; encoded by the coding sequence ATGAGAGATAAGGTCAGGCACTTTGAAATTTTGGTCGAGGATTTGTCGAGAAAAAAAGCACTTGATATTCTGATTCCTAGGATTATTGACATGAATGCAGGTCATACATTTAGGGTTCATTCCTATAAAGGCAGTGGTCATATTCCCAGAGACTTACAGTCTGTTTCCGATCCTAGTAAACGGATTCTTCTTGAACGACTACCTAAACTGATTCAAGGATATGATAAAACTTTTTCTAGTTACCCTGATAATTATGCTGCTGTACTGAGCGTGGTTTGCGATCTGGATAATCGATGTTTTCGGGAATTTCGACAGGAATTAAGCAATTGTCTGGAAAAATCTGCTATCCAATCCCAAATTTACTTCTGTATTGCTATTGAAGAAGGAGAAGCTTGGTATTTAGGTGATATTAATGCCATAAAAATTGCTTATCCCCAGGCCAAAAGTGCTATCTTGGATTCCTATATTAATGATAGTATCTGTGGTACTTGGGAAAAACTGGCAGATGCTGTATATAAAGGTGGAGCGAAACAATTATCTAAGTTAGGTGGAGCTTCTGTGGGTCAAGAGAAAACAGTCTGGGCAGAAAATATTTCTCCTCAGATGAATGTGGATATTAATCGATCGCCCAGCTTTGGCTATTTTCGGGATAAACTACGTCATCTCAGTCAGGAAGAATCAACAACTTTAGTACAGCCTTTCTCATAA
- a CDS encoding AAA family ATPase, whose protein sequence is MAGIEGLRIKNYRALKDITLGKLWNTQNRDSLTPMTAVIGKNGVGKSTLFDAFGFLSDCLKGGVEEACDVRGRGGFERLRSQGQEGSIEFQIYYKEDYNSRPITYELAIDLDTDNRPYVKKERLRQRRKGQKTGWPFSFLILDEGKGIVWKGEEEGKQVEEGQDHFDLLKLIEKIQREADEESKETELVELNDKRKLGIATLGSLKQHPRISLFRRFIEGWYLSYFTPDAARSLPLAGPQKHLNIHGDNLGNVVQFMEREHSKKFQNILNSISRKIPGIEKISTEKSPDNRLLLKFNDRGFQDPFYVQQMSDGTLKVFAYLLLLEDPSPPPFICIEEPENGLYHKLLETLAQEFRKHATGQRGRSQIFITTHQPYFVDALQPEEVWILEKGDDGFSRIKRASDNPLIKNLVSEGLPLGSLWYSDYLDER, encoded by the coding sequence ATGGCCGGAATTGAGGGATTGAGGATTAAAAATTATCGAGCGCTCAAGGATATAACTCTGGGCAAGTTATGGAATACTCAAAATCGAGATTCTCTGACACCGATGACGGCCGTTATCGGCAAAAATGGTGTGGGAAAAAGCACACTTTTTGATGCGTTCGGTTTTTTATCTGATTGTCTTAAAGGAGGAGTAGAAGAAGCTTGTGATGTGCGAGGTCGGGGCGGGTTTGAGCGTCTTCGTTCCCAGGGTCAGGAAGGAAGCATTGAATTTCAGATTTACTATAAAGAAGATTACAATTCCCGACCAATTACCTATGAATTAGCTATTGATCTAGATACCGATAATAGACCTTATGTAAAAAAAGAAAGACTCAGACAGAGAAGAAAAGGTCAAAAGACCGGATGGCCTTTTTCATTTTTAATCCTCGATGAAGGGAAAGGAATCGTCTGGAAAGGAGAAGAAGAAGGGAAACAAGTAGAAGAAGGTCAAGACCATTTTGATTTACTTAAGTTAATAGAAAAAATTCAACGAGAAGCTGATGAGGAAAGCAAGGAAACCGAGTTAGTGGAACTGAATGATAAGCGCAAACTAGGAATTGCTACGTTAGGTTCTCTCAAACAGCATCCGAGAATTTCCCTATTTCGGAGATTTATTGAGGGATGGTATCTCAGCTATTTTACTCCCGATGCGGCCAGAAGTTTGCCCCTAGCCGGACCCCAGAAACATCTGAATATCCATGGAGATAATCTCGGTAATGTGGTGCAGTTTATGGAAAGAGAGCATTCCAAGAAATTTCAGAATATACTTAATAGTATTTCTCGTAAGATACCGGGTATAGAAAAAATTAGTACCGAAAAAAGTCCCGATAATCGACTACTATTAAAATTTAATGATCGGGGATTCCAAGACCCATTTTATGTACAGCAAATGTCCGATGGTACTTTAAAAGTATTCGCCTATCTCTTACTGTTAGAAGACCCTTCTCCACCGCCATTTATCTGTATTGAAGAGCCAGAAAACGGCTTATACCATAAACTATTAGAAACCTTGGCTCAAGAATTTAGAAAACACGCCACAGGACAGAGAGGACGTTCTCAAATTTTTATCACCACTCATCAACCTTATTTTGTTGATGCTCTCCAGCCGGAAGAAGTTTGGATTCTGGAAAAAGGTGATGATGGTTTTTCTCGGATTAAACGGGCCAGTGACAATCCCTTAATCAAGAATCTCGTCTCAGAAGGATTGCCCCTTGGTAGTCTTTGGTATAGTGATTACTTAGATGAGAGATAA